In one window of Henckelia pumila isolate YLH828 chromosome 1, ASM3356847v2, whole genome shotgun sequence DNA:
- the LOC140889756 gene encoding oligoribonuclease — translation MNQLANNFSLLELDVDDPRDHLKIAAADDSGKVESDSLTEKGLNANGDQQTLESTDSTPVEYKMPLVWIDLEMTGLNIEYDRILEIACVITDGNLTKSIEGPDLVIHQTKECLDKMGEWCQQHHSASGLTEKVLQSSITEQDAEKQVMEFVKRHVGTYTPLIAGNSIYTDLLYLKKYMPNLAGLFSHILVDVSSVKALCVRWYPRDNKRAPQKENKHRAMDDIKESIAELKFYKDHIFKHKSNK, via the exons ATGAATCAACTCGCTAATAATTTCTCATTGCTGGAGCTGGATGTAGACGATCCTCGGGACCATTTAAAGATTGCTGCTGCTGACG ACAGCGGTAAAGTGGAAAGTGATAGTTTAACAGAAAAAGGCTTGAATGCAAATGGAGATCAACAAACCTTAGAGTCAACTGACTCAACTCCTGTGGAGTATAAGATGCCTCTTGTGTGGATTGACTTGGAAATGACTG gtttgaatattgaatatgaCAGAATTCTGGAAATTGCTTGTGTGATAACCGATGGCAATTTAACTAAGTCAATTGAG GGTCCCGATTTGGTTATTCATCAAACAAAGGAGTGTCTGGATAAAATGGGAGAATGGTGCCAACAACATCATTCAGCAAGTG GCTTGACGGAGAAGGTTCTTCAGAGTTCAATTACTGAACAAGATGCTGAAAAGCAG GTCATGGAGTTTGTGAAGAGACATGTGGGCACATACACACCTCTTATTGCTGGAAATTCAATCTATACGGATCTTCTATATTTGAAG AAATACATGCCAAATTTGGCTGGCCTTTTTTCGCACATCCTTGTGGATGTCAGCAGTGTCAAGGCGCTGTGTGTCCGTTGGTACCCACGAG ATAACAAAAGGGCTCCTCAAAAGGAAAACAAACACCGAGCAATGGATGACATAAAAGAAAGCATAGCAGAACTCAAGTTCTACAAGGATCACATATTCAAACACAAGTCTAATAAATGA